The following coding sequences lie in one Phaenicophaeus curvirostris isolate KB17595 chromosome 5, BPBGC_Pcur_1.0, whole genome shotgun sequence genomic window:
- the GNPNAT1 gene encoding glucosamine 6-phosphate N-acetyltransferase, whose product MMPVATVMPDDTPMFDPTILHELDWSENMTTFSPAISPLDPGDGLVLRPLCTADLNRGFFKVLGQLTETGVASPEQFIKTFEHMKRSGDYYVTVVEDTNLGQIVATATLVIEHKFTHSCAKRGRIEDVVVSRECRGRQLGKLLTSTLTLLSKRLNCYKITLECLPKNVDFYKKFGYSVSEENYMFQRFFN is encoded by the exons ATGATGCCTGTTGCAACCGTGATGCCTGACGACACACCAATGTTTGACCCGACTATTCTGCATGAACTGGACTGGAGTGAGAACATGACAACGTTTTCTCCTGCTATTTCTCCTTTGGATCCAGGAGATGGCCTCGTTTTGAGACCGCTTTGCACGGCTGATTTAAATCGAG GCTTTTTTAAGGTTCTGGGTCAGCTGACTGAAACCGGAGTTGCAAGCCCAGAGCAGTTTATCA AAACCTTTGAGCATATGAAGAGATCGGGAGATTACTACGTTACCGTCGTAGAGGACACAAATCTCGGACAGATTGTTGCTACAGCAACACTGGTGATAGAACACAAGTTCACTCACTCCTGTGCAAAG AGAGGGAGGATAGAAGATGTCGTAGTGAGCAGGGAGTGTCGAGGAAGGCAGCTTGGTAAACT ATTAACGTCCACCCTTACCTTGCTAAGTAAGAGACTGAACTGTTACAAAATCACACTTGAGTGTCTGCcaaaaaatgtggatttctaCAAGAAGTTTGGCTATTCAGTATCGGAAGAAAACTACATGTTTCAAAGGTTCTTTAATTAA